The sequence GCACCGTCTCGCGGTCCGGGAACTGGTCGAGTGACGGCGAGGAGATGCGACGCGGATAGCGTGGAGAGGCTGTCCGTCGGGATTGAACGTCGGAGTCACAGCATCGCGACAGCAACGCGAACCGCCCTGATGCCGACTCCACGGAGTCCACCGCACAGCACCGCCACCGCACAGCACCGCGGCCGCACGCCTCGTTCCTCCCCACCCTCCTGCGGTCCTCGCTTCACTGCGGTCCTCGTTCCCTCGCGCGGATGGGCGTGACCCGCGAGCGGTCACGCCCGCACGCGCCGGAATTTCTGTCCAATCGAGCGAACGAACTCAGGCCTCGATGATGTCGTCGCCGTCGTCCATCTCGGGCACCCGCAACTCGCCGTCGAGCGCGCTGGCGGCCCGTCCGCCGACGCGGACCTCGTCGCCGACGCGAACGCGGACGTGGCCCGGCCGGTCAACGAAGTGGCCCTGCTCGAAGACCATCTCGTCGGGCAGTCCCTCGCCGTCGAAGGCCTCGAACTCCCGGAGGTAGGCCCCCGTCGCGCCGCTGGCGGTGCCGGTCACGGGGTCCTCCGGGACGCCCGCGGCGGGCGCGAACATCCGCCCGTGGAGCGTCGAGTCGCGGTCGAGCGCGTCGAAGCTGAACGCGTAGATTCCGGTCGCCCCGACCTCCTCGGTCAGGGCCTCGACCGTCCCGAGGTCGGGGTCCATCGCGCTGACGTGTTCGAGGAAGTTGACCGGCACGACGAGGAACGGGAGACCGGTCGAGGAGACCGCCAGCGGGAGGTCGGCACCCACGTCTTCCATCGCGGCGTGGTCGATGCCGAGCGCGTCGCCGACCCGCTCGTAGCTCACGTCCACGCGGCGAATCTCGGGCGCGTCTTGGGTCATCCAGACCGTGCC is a genomic window of Halorussus salinus containing:
- a CDS encoding PhzF family phenazine biosynthesis protein, which gives rise to METRRALQVDAFTDEPFAGNAAGVVPDADGLAESQMQAIAAELAVSETAFFRTSDEADRRVRYFTPTTEVDLCGHATIASHAYLLEEGEISPGTHSLETNVGVLEIEIESDGTVWMTQDAPEIRRVDVSYERVGDALGIDHAAMEDVGADLPLAVSSTGLPFLVVPVNFLEHVSAMDPDLGTVEALTEEVGATGIYAFSFDALDRDSTLHGRMFAPAAGVPEDPVTGTASGATGAYLREFEAFDGEGLPDEMVFEQGHFVDRPGHVRVRVGDEVRVGGRAASALDGELRVPEMDDGDDIIEA